A genomic segment from Schistocerca piceifrons isolate TAMUIC-IGC-003096 chromosome 4, iqSchPice1.1, whole genome shotgun sequence encodes:
- the LOC124795593 gene encoding myb-like protein X, which yields MVISKKERKKERKKVKKQKERKKERKKVKKQKERKKERKKVKKQKERKKERKKVKKQKERKKERKKVKKQKERKKERKKVKKQKERKKERKKVKKQKERKKERKKERKKKERKKVKKQKERKKVKKQKERKKVKKQKERKKVKKQKERKKVKKQKERKKVKKQKERKKKESEKQKESEKQNESEKQNESEKQNESEKQNESEKQNESEKQNESEKQNESEKQNESEKQNESEKQNESEKQNESEKQNESEKQNESEKQNESEKQNESEKQNESEKQNESEKQNESEKQNESEKQNESEKQNESEKQNESEKQNESEKQKESEKQKESEKQKESEKQKESEKQKESEKQKESEKQKESEKQKESEKQKESEKQKESEKQKESEKQKESEKQKESL from the exons ATGGTTATATCTAAG aaagaaagaaagaaagaaagaaagaaagtgaaaaaacagaaagaaagaaagaaagaaagaaagaaagtgaaaaaacagaaagaaagaaagaaagaaagaaagaaagtgaaaaaacagaaagaaagaaagaaagaaagaaagaaagtgaaaaaacagaaagaaagaaagaaagaaagaaagaaagtgaaaaaacagaaagaaagaaagaaagaaagaaagaaagtgaaaaaacagaaagaaagaaagaaagaaagaaagaaagtgaaaaaacagaaagaaagaaagaaagaaagaaagaaagaaagaaa aaagaaagaaagaaagaaagtgaaaaaacagaaagaaagaaagaaagtgaaaaaacagaaagaaagaaagaaagtgaaaaaacagaaagaaagaaagaaagtgaaaaaacagaaagaaagaaagaaagtgaaaaaacagaaagaaagaaagaaagtgaaaaaacagaaagaaagaaagaaa aaagaaagtgaaaaacagaaagaaagtgaaaaacagaacgaaagtgaaaaacagaacgaaagtgaaaaacagaacgaaagtgaaaaacagaacgaaagtgaaaaacagaacgaaagtgaaaaacagaacgaaagtgaaaaacagaacgaaagtgaaaaacagaacgaaagtgaaaaacagaacgaaagtgaaaaacagaacgaaagtgaaaaacagaacgaaagtgaaaaacagaacgaaagtgaaaaacagaacgaaagtgaaaaacagaacgaaagtgaaaaacagaacgaaagtgaaaaacagaacgaaagtgaaaaacagaacgaaagtgaaaaacagaacgaaagtgaaaaacagaacgaaagtgaaaaacagaacgaaagtgaaaaacagaacgaaagtgaaaaacagaacgaaagtgaaaaacagaacgaaagtgaaaaacagaaagaaagtgaaaaacagaaagaaagtgaaaaacagaaagaaagtgaaaaacagaaagaaagtgaaaaacagaaagaaagtgaaaaacagaaagaaagtgaaaaacagaaagaaagtgaaaaacagaaagaaagtgaaaaacagaaagaaagtgaaaaacagaaagaaagtgaaaaacagaaagaaagtgaaaaacagaaagaaagtgaaaaacagaaagaaagtttaTGA